In Planctomycetia bacterium, one DNA window encodes the following:
- the atpE gene encoding ATP synthase F0 subunit C: MAQAPAAPAGAAVVTTAPVPLISFSAAFGAGLVTLGAALGIGKLASSAYESMARQPEVAGNIQTAMIIAAALIEGFTFFALVVCLNSVGK, from the coding sequence ATGGCCCAAGCCCCTGCCGCTCCGGCCGGTGCCGCCGTCGTCACCACCGCTCCGGTTCCGTTGATCAGCTTCAGCGCCGCGTTCGGTGCCGGTCTGGTTACGCTCGGTGCCGCGTTGGGCATCGGTAAGCTCGCCTCGAGCGCTTACGAGAGCATGGCCCGTCAACCGGAAGTGGCCGGCAACATTCAAACGGCGATGATCATCGCGGCCGCGCTCATCGAAGGTTTCACCTTCTTCGCGTTGGTCGTCTGCTTGAACAGCGTCGGCAAGTAG